From Nicotiana tabacum cultivar K326 chromosome 15, ASM71507v2, whole genome shotgun sequence, the proteins below share one genomic window:
- the LOC107817705 gene encoding uncharacterized protein LOC107817705 isoform X1: MVDHWMRNLQIQLTLMKEKLSNGETSHEQPHGSVAWEGDVYSQVLGNEKSGNVRGLGLGPTPSLLWGGKSSLQNITDDGLSNEAAHKLEQEIKELKDLNKKQDEEIALMKKNQDMLVSELTWMRQVMWKYVPTKLCGPQNYGSTTRQVPDANSGNEQAT; this comes from the exons ATGGTAGACCATTGGATGAGGAATCTTCAAATACAGTT GACATTGATGAAAGAGAAGTTGAGTAATGGCGAGACATCTCATGAACAACCTCATGGCAGTGTTGCTTGGGAAGGAGATGTGTATTCTCAAGTGTTGGGAAATGAAAAAAGTGGTAATGTCCGTGGTTTAGGACTTGGTCCAACCCCTTCTCTATTATGGGGCGGTAAATCTTCCTTACAAAATATTACCGATGATGGTTTATCTAATGAGGCTGCACATAAGTTAGAACAAGAGATAAAGGAGTTAAAGGACTTGAACAAAAAACAGGATGAAGAAATAGCTTTGatgaaaaaaaatcaagataTGCTAGTTTCAGAATTAACATGGATGAGGCAAGTCATGTGGAAATATGTTCCCACCAAATTATGTGGCCCTCAAAACTATGGAAGCACTACTAGACAG GTTCCTGATGCCAATAGTGGCAATGAGCAAGCAACCTAA
- the LOC107817705 gene encoding uncharacterized protein LOC107817705 isoform X2, which yields MYVTKYKSKDALMKNRPSHIPRDQWTGLVLYWLSDKAKKRSQANRISRAKQKMPHTGGSKSIATLMNEKAIDGIEPTRAQVYILTHTKRKDGRPLDEESSNTVDIDEREVE from the exons aTGTATGTGACCAAGTATAAGAGCAAAGATGCCTTGATGAAAAATAGACCAAGTCACATACCAAGGGATCAATGGACTGGTCTCGTCTTGTATTGGCTTTCTGATAAAGCAAAG AAGCGCAGTCAAGCAAATAGAATCAGTAGGGCTAAACAAAAGATGCCTCACACAGGAGGATCCAAAAGCATAGCAACCTTGATGAATGAAAAG GCTATAGATGGAATAGAGCCTACACGTGCTCAAGTTTACATATTAACTCATACAAAGCGTAAGGATGGTAGACCATTGGATGAGGAATCTTCAAATACAGTT GACATTGATGAAAGAGAAGTTGAGTAA